AACCTGTTACTTGAAGTGAAAACAAAGGTAGATTCAGTTGGTATTGATAAAAACTGCAGTACTTGAAAGTACTATAAAAAGGCTTGTCTTTCTACATCAAATAATGCAAATTGATGCTACTGCTGCTAGAATATTTGATGAAATTTCATGTTAACCTCTCAAGGAAATTTAGTTTCTCCAAAGTGGAGTAATTCTTCTCTCAGACTGGAGTTAACATTCTTCAGCATTGCTTTatttccctgctcctcctgtATCCTAGGGCTGTTCGTTTAGCAATTAATTTGATTTTCCCTTTTTACACTAATTTGCCTTAATGTTTATCTGTCTGAGTGAATCATCTTGTAACAAACTGttaatttttctgtccttttcagTATTATCTTTGCATATAGAAAGGAAAATTATAGAGGAATTGCTCTTTCCTGTGTTAGATTCCATTCAGTCAGTCCTCAGTTATATACCCAAATTTCAATCATGCTACTTCTTGGATACTTACATTTCCTCCCGGCATGAAATTGTCAGGGTGAAATGTGCTGTGTGTTTTCACCTTGTATAATCTTATTACCATATTTGCTTCCCAACTCTTATATTTACTggccaatacattttcatcaGCTGTAAGCTGAGCAAGCATAGATATTCTGCACAATATAGCAAATAGCAACTTTTATTATGTGTTCTCAGTGTCTCTAAATTGAGGTTGCTGGAGTTTTTCTTACACTTTTCAGATGGTATTGTCCAAGCAACTGTTCGTCGGCAGTCTGAAAGCAGTGAGCCCCTAACTCCTGAACCTCATGATGTCCCTCCTCAGAGGAAAcgcaaaaagaagaaagtgcCTCCTGGTATGTGAAACAACtgtagactgaaaaaaaaatcaatgacagAAATATGACTGGCCAATTTGCATTTTggtttaaaacatttcaaatcagATACTCTTGTAAAAGCTGGAGGTACTCTGAGTGAATGGTAGCTTAGAGTTTCAATTTCTGATTTTAGGTTTGGTGTTTTATATAATAACTATTTATGCATTTAAGTGAATGTATTTCCAGTTCTATGAAAGCTGTACAATTTTCATGtatcttattttaaattttcagattGTGAGACCTCTTTTACCCAGCAGAATGTTGCATCCTTATTTCAGAATGGAAAAGGCATGGATATTCCTGAAGCTGAAGAAACAGTGATCcgcaaacagagaaaaagaacaaagtgaGATGAAACTTGTATAGCTTATGATTTGAAATACGTGCAGTAGTGAAAATGACTGATTAACGTTTTACTGTGTGACATTACAAAGATGTCCATGATACCATTCAGCTTGTAAAATAAACTGTATTCATGCAGTCCCTTCCAGGGCTAGGATCTAACTTCCTCCACTTGTTTGATTTATGCATGCCTGGGTGCATTacagtttgtatttattttgtatgtatttagTTTGTATGagtttgtatgtgtttttttttaattgttaatcTCTTGGTAGGTATTTCTTCCCACCTTGGTGTTATGACACAAGAAGGTatttaaattgaaagaaaacccccaaaattaaGGATTAGCTTTATAGTTTTAGTTAGCTAACTCCATGATAATTTTAGTCCTTTTAATCGGTTCTTGTCAGTCAAGTTAGACGTTAAAAGTTCATAGCAGTCTTCAGCATTAAAATTTTacttcttgttctttttctgctcctttgtATGTCCTGTGATAATAGGAAACCTCGGCCAGCAGAAATGCACTGTTCCAATGAactggaggtggaggaggaagacATCATTGAAGATGAGCACAGAAAGAGCCCAGATCAGCAGCCTGTGTTTGCTGCTCCCACTGGAGTTAGCCAGCCTGTTAGCAAGGTGTTTGTTGAAAAAAACCGTAAGTGTATCATGTGATTTAAGTAATTTAAGGAAATTCTTGcaattaaaaaatgcataattgTATTGAAAATGCAAGTATTGTACCACTGGGAGGAATTTAAAGAGCaagttttccaggaaaaaaatatctttccaaGTAAATACACGTTATAATTATTCAATAGTGAATGTTAGTGTTGTTCTGCTGGCATGTATAGTTAAATTTTTGaattctatggaaaaaaaatgctggttgATAGTACAGAACTGAGCTTATTTAACTTAATACTGTCTCAGTATATTGAGAAGAAagtatttactgtatttaaaaaaatctttcaactagaagtttttgtttgttttgtatcagGGAACACTAAGTAATTACACAAAGTGTGCTGCACATTTGTAAATCCATAGCCTGATCTATCAGGGTATATCACACTGACAAAGGCATCCTGATCTGCATGTAAGCTGACAGAGGCTAGGAAGTGGGAAGAAATCTGATGGaaattttaatactttttcaCAGGAGGAAGTACAAGCATTAGTATAGAAATAATGGATGAAGGTAACAGTAGTCtctaaaattaatttcctcATCCATCTAGGGCGTTTTCAAGCAGCTGACCGTGCAGAATTGAttaaaaccactgaaaatatCAATGTACTTATGGATGTGAAGGCTTCATGGACCACTAGAGATGTCGCCCTCTCAGTGCATCGAAGTTTCAGGTGATAGATTAACATTTTGATGTAaataagcagtatttttttttcttcttgagaaGTTAGCTCCTTTTTTCTATCATTGTGatatatctttatttcttttgaatatttctgATAGGTGGTGGTTGGAGATGCAGCTGGTATAAGGCTTTTCAGTCCTTTAGCTGTTTTTCCTGACAATAATAGCTGTTTCTAGTCAAGATGCCATATGTGAAATGCAACATGTAAAAAGAGTAACAAGCTGGAGCCAACTAAGAAAGCTGTACTGCAAAGATTCAGAGAAAATCTGAAGTGAAAGAGACTAATATGATAACAGAAACACTGGGGACCTACTAAAAAAAGTGTTGTGAAATGAGATTCACCCATCAGCTACAATATGACCAGAATGAAAATAGCTGCATTGAGATGGTTCCCAATGAAAAATCTTGATTGGTAAAAAAGAGGGAGGAGTGAAACTGGACTGGGCATAAGTTTGCACACAGTagcaaaaaatgaatttttatacAAGTGGTTGTGTTGTGATACAGAATGGGAAGATGACATCCATTTTCATATCTCTGGTGTCTTCTACTTGGAAACCTGTGCTTGCTTTTCACCTTTTTGTTAGCAAGGAGGGTAATGACAGCTTGAGGAAATTCTGAAAAGGCTGACTCTCTGTCAAGGACTGATTATGAATTCTTGTATAGGTGAAAGGGGCAGTGGTCTTGAGTAGGTATAGGTAAAATGGAAGAGTGTGTGGAGTGAAAGTATTTGACTCTTGGAGCAGTAAAAATGGGAACTAGCAAGAGAATCAgtgaaaattgttttttcttggttGACAGCGCAGGTGCCAGTGCAGTCTGTCAAAGGAGGAAGCATAAGTCCCATCATGTAGGATTTTAAAACCTGGATCAGAAAAAATACTCAGAAACAACCTGTCATGGCAGCAGGGTTGAAAGGGTGGATTCATAGGCCTTTTCTGTCTGTAGTTCTTTAATTGAAGGCATTAAACTTTTCTAATGTTCTTTTGTCCATTCAGGGTGATCGGACTCTTTACCCACGGCTTTCTTGCTGGGTATGCTGTATGGAATATCATTGTTATCTACATCTTGGCAGGAAATCAACTTTCCACAATTTCTAACCTGCTCCAGCAATATAAGGCTCTAGCATACCCAGCTCAAAGTTTGTTCTACTTGTTGCTGTCTATCAGCACAGTCTCAGCCTTTGATAGGTAAAATCTGTTTGTATTTGGGAGGCATGTGTAACTTGTATGCAAtatgttctttccttctttgtctGGCTTATTTTGATCTGCTGTTGATAATTTAATGCAATACACTTGGAGAATGATTTTACACATGGATGGCTGTATAGTTAAAAGGTGTACTTCTGCATTCAGTCTCATGTTACTGATTCCTGTCCATTACCTGTTGACTTGTATCAATGTACTTGTGCTGTCTGTGTAATCAGGAGGTGAATCAAATAGGAGAGCTGATGGTTTTTATGGGGCAGAGGGGTGCGGAACAACTACTCTTTCTGTCAAGTTACTTTTCATGTGAATCTATTCCCCAGCTAGGTTTGCCACATGGCTTTATAAACAGTTTTCCCAGCTCAGCTGGGGTTTCTTGAGCCTTATTGCTCAAGAGTGGGAATGAACAGAAAGATGAACAAAGAGACCATAAGCAGAGTAGTTTCATAGGTGTTTCTAATGACAGGTTGTCTTCACAGCAGCATGGTAAGCCAGGGGAGGAGTCTGTTTTATGGAAGAAATTGTGTCCTTTTTTCAATGAATTGTGGCAGGGAGGAGGCCTGATTTATTCCTAATGGCTCCTGTACCAGTGTAAGCTTTGCAAGCAGTTACATTAGCATAACTGAGTTTGTTTTGGGGACActgaaatgaataaatgaatgcaAGGATTAGAGAGAGCACAGATCTCTCCAGATTCTCCCTGTTCCAGAAATGACTGCAGTGAGAAAGTTACAAAACTCATGGAACATCCTCCTTAGTTTCAAACTTTCTTGGGTTTGGCATAGTAAGGATCATTGCATGTGTGTGCAGTATAGTTGTGTATTAAGGCACTgtaaaagagacagaaaaaggtatctcaaaaaaaagttaaaagaaaatagaatacTGTTAGAGGAACAATATTATTATCCTATTGGGCTGTGTtaatgaatctttttttttttttgtaatcaggATTGATTTGGCGAAAGCATCAGTTGCGCTGAGGGGTTTTCTTACCCTAGACCCAGCAGCAATAGCTTCATTCTGTAAGTATCCTGAAGGGGATAGGAAGTTGCTCAGAAGATAAAGTAACTGGATAAATCCTACGTTCTATTTTCATTACGTTTTTCCTCTATGGTTATTTTCTAAGTAGTTGAAAATAGCATTCAAGGGCTGTGAACActgcatatttttaaagcatttgcaATAGCATTAGCGGGGCTATTACTGAGATGGTTCTTTTCCCACTTCTGAATACAGAACATAAAAGTAGCAAAAAACGAATCACAAGATGACACCTTTGATGTAGCTGATAGATTGCAAAAGTGCAGAAACCAGACTTTGATGGGTCAAAATTCCCAGATTTGAGGAGAGTGCTGAAAAAGAGAGAATGAGCTAAAGGAGGCAGTATCATTGGAAGCAGTGgagtgaaaggaaagaaaatgtagtgATAATTACCATGTCATGATAAGacagcattttttgttttgttttgctttatacCTAACATTACTAATTCAATTTCTTCCAGTGTACTTCACTGCTCTTATCTTATCCTTAAGTCAGCAGATGACATGTGACAGAATTAACCTCTACACACCACCTTCGGAAAATGGCAGCATCTGGTAAGAAACCTAGTAAATTACTTCTGTGATCTAATGGGGTTTCTTAGCTGAGTTGCTGTCTTTGGAATCCACTTTCCTTAACAGGCCTTTGTAATGAAAGACCATCAGGATGGTAGTAGTAGCTAtgtttttacacctagcttagcaagttgtttttttatgaTACTCTGCTGAAATTATTGTAACACCTATGTACCAGTGTGTAACCTGACTAATTGGTTGATGTACTTCTCTCAGGATAGCAGGtacagaggaagaaattcttcagccATGGATTGTGGTGAATCTGGTAGTGTCTATTCTAGTTGGGGCAAGTTGGATCTTCTTGTCTTACCGACCAGAGCTAGACCATAGTGAAGGTAGGAAATACTAATAGGCTAAATGTTGTTTATTCGGTCTTTTATCGGCTCTGCTCTGCATTGGGTGTTCAGGACTAGCAACTTTTAAAAGCAAGTGCTTCTTAGGATGCTGATGTCTGTGTGTGATCTTCTAAAGAAGCAGCAgttattaaaaaggaaagaaaagccttGTTTCTCCTGGCTGATTTTTgaaacttgaaaatatttgtcttttcttattagaaagaaaattaattttaactttaacaacaacaacaaaaaagaatgtttaaaatgtattcattctgcttctgttttagaaaattcTCCAGTGTTACTAATGCTCCTTTTGCAAATGCTGAGTGCATTTTGAGTTCACCTGTATATTATTTTCAACAGAACAATGCAGTAGTTTTAGGAACTCCCAAGctttgaaaagtaaaatttgaACTTGCAGAACAGGGCATCAAATGAGGAGTACTTGTGGTCATGGTTGGAAGAGGGGGCAAGCAGGTCATCCCCTTTCTTAGAAGCAACTTTGCTACATGCTGAGCcttcttccttttgttgttgGAGCTTGGATCCAAAAGGTGTATCATTACTAAGCTTTCCTATTAAATGCATGTAGCCTGTGACTTCAATTCGTGTTGTACACACAAATTTTAAGTATTAGCTGTAAGTCAACTCATACCAAAGAGCATCATGAGTTGAAGCACAAAATTTGTGTTTGGGAGGCCAAAGAAGATTAAACGTGTTTCTTCAGATTACTTTAGAATTCTAATTTACCAATTCTTTATTTCAGTTGGCCTCAGTTACTCCGCTTATTTCTATTAActcaatgacattttttttttttaaacaaccgTGGTTGGCAGCCTTTACAATCATTGAACATAAACTTTTTAATAGATGTCTAAATTGTATTTTaagccatttaaaaaataatataggcTTATTCAAGGGTGGCAGTGGCAGGATTTAGTCcattttttaatgagatttcagATGTTTACAGGTGCCAACAAGGATTAGAAAATCTGCTTcaaaaatttcaaaagaaaaattctgttaGGATTTTTTCCTATCAGAAATAGTAGAAAAATGTTAATCTCCTAAGGATGGCATAGTAAAAATAAGTGTGTGAATCTCACACTTGAGTAGATAAAACTGCACTGTTGCACGTGCAGATTTTTGTGTGATCTTACCTTATTGACAGGTTGTTGGCAAACACAACCTGGTCTATATGCTGAATGTGCTGTTAGCAAGCGAGAAAGTACACCCATGCTGAGGGTGCAGTACATGTGTAAAGGaacacagagaagagaaaactctgcCCTCAGCAGCATAAAACTCTGTAAGGACTACCCCATCAGCTGCTTAGCATGCCCAGCTGAACTTCTCAACAGTTCCTCACTGCTGACCTTAAGCAGTTTCCTGTGCCTGAACTACCTTGGTGACAACTAGCTGTGAGCAATATCATAAATCATACTTTCTGTCGTGGGTTCTAGTGTTGCAAACTTATGCTGGGATCCGCAGGGCGTTTACATCCATAAATGAATGGGCTCTAAACAGAGATCTTCCTTCCTAGTTCTGACACTCTGAACTTCAACAATCCCTCGGTCTACTTTCAGATATCTATTTAAGTGTCCAGGCTGAATGCAGGATGATATTTCCTATTATCAGCTGCTAATGTCGTCACCAATTCTGTTAATTACGGGGAGCAACAATAGTTTTCTACAGACAGTGGTAGCTCTTCCCATTACTGAGTTGCTGATATTATGACTGGGAAGAAAACCATGAGGCTTCAGGAAATTCCGGAGAAATTTTCTGGAACAATGAAATTATATCCAGGTAAAACttcttcaagaaaaacaaattcttctctctctcttttagaACTGATGTTTCATGCTGAAATCGAGGAATTTCCCCAGGGAGATATCATACCCAGAGTCCAGCCATAGTGTGGAGCACGCACCTTGCAGTTGTAACTAACTGATGGCTCAACACATGCTGTGTTGTAACCATTTATTATAACTTTCATAaagcaaaaaatgtatttttgtattgtATATAATTGATGGATCTTTTATGTATGCTACTTTTTAAATATCCAAATGTGACTGAAAACTTTtatacttctgttttttgttttataaagtaGATTAGTACATAAAGTCAATGTGCTTTAGTAAATGTTGCTACCTAGACAGCCAAAGGAAATAGATGGAAATAGAAGATCCACTATTTAGTGCTTTTTTGACTGATACCTTCAACAACCCGTGTTTTGTTACTCATGCTGATAGCAGTTTGGGTTAAAGAAAGCTAAGAATTAACAACCATAGTAAAATAATACTTGGTTTTAATTGtcataaaaagtattttctagaCCTAGGAGGTTGGATTGTCAGGGGTTTTGTTTGCTATTTCGTTAAAAGAGAACAATTTATTCATCTTCTTCATTTAGTTCTCTTGACAGAGATCCTGATAAAACCAGTTCTTTCGAGTTGATGTAggtaaaggaaacaaaagtttttaatttcacagcaTTTCAGTCAACTAATGAATACTTAGATACAGTAGGGTGTTTTTGGTTTGCCAACAAGATGTGTGTCCTGTAATGTCTTGATAGTCAAGATGCACAACAATTACAAAACTGATTTATCCTTATCTTGTATGGTACAAGCAATAGTGTTGTTCACAGGTCATTCTAAAGAAACTTGAATTTCACAGATGCTAAAAATATTACTACTTCTACCTGTTTTGCTAGAAAATGATTTCTCACCaaagaatttttgttgttttgtgttgggATGAAATTGGAAATTTCTCCTATACTAAAATTATTGGGTGATGTTATTAAAGCAAAGCAAGCACCCTCCAGCAACCAGTGTTCTGCGTAGCAATGTAGTGGTAATAGTGGCAGTTGGTGGTTTTTGATGATGACAGccattgttctttttcttcagtattaaAGTGGCAAAATGAAAGCATTGAAGATGTGAATAAATACGGATATGCTATAGGATGAAATAGTCTCCTCAGTAGACATAGGCAAGAACTAGTTTGAAATCTATTTCCCAAGAAAATGTCACACAAAACTAgttgtatattttatttaatgtgttGAGTTTTGCATTACTTTATTTAATGTGTGTCTAAGATTTTTTTATACCTGTTGGCTGTATTCTAGGGCATTCACTTTGTTGTGGGAAGGagacattaattttttttgtcagttgTTATGGTTCTTAAGTATTTTCGCAAAACTGTAGAGCTAAATTATAGCTGGCACTGCATTGTACATTAAAATGGAGAGAtgggtgctgctccctgccactgtaATACTGGAAGTTCTTGTTATTTGGCTGTAGGGGATAGGGAATGAGGCACTACTTAGTGATCCCATGTAGGTTTCCAACACGGTGTGAAATGAGCATCACAATTTCTTCAAATGTGGTGTTTACAGAATTACTGAGCTCCTGAAGATGAGAttaataatgattttattattaatgtCTGTGCTGATTGATGTTTGTCATCTTGGCATGataaaaagtgtattttcccCATAAAGCGTGTAGATTAGACACAACAGTGTTAAGGGATCAAATCAGTGTAGGAAAGAAATCACtgatttaatttctgaaattgtTATTAGGAATTGGCCTCCTAAGTATCCCTTGAACAAAGCAATGTTAGCTAGGAGCCAGATTTGTTTTCACTGTGAAGTATAATAGTTTGTTTAGATGGTTGAGCAGGGATTAAATTATTTAACTTAATGAGATCAATATTTCAAACCAGGCTTGGCTTTCCAGTTTATATTTTTTGGAAGACCCGAGTATAAACGTACATGAAAGAATGAGGTTTGAGGTTTGCCATCTAAAATTACACTTAAGTAAATAATTTGGTGGTTAATCACCTATTTTTCAAGGTACTTTTCATTCCATTAAGCCTCACAATGGAGTTTGAGTTTAACAGTGCTTCTTTGTTGTAGTTACTTGGAAAattttagaacattttaaagtttACAGAATATGTATTTAATTACAGAACGTGCACTGTAGGAGCCTTAATTGAAATGCTTCTGTGCATTTCCATACCATTGTTTCTAATGGGGTATTTCTGTGTtgggaaaaatgaagaaatgttaGTGCcaatttcttgtttttaagtatCTAAAGCAAGTAAAGAACTGATCTAAACTCCTGTTAGAAATGATTGTACTACTATGTACTGTTTCCAAATGAttagtttgtttaaaataaatcagtcttttttttcctcaatgctACATTATATATTGTATTAAAACTCTGAAGATATGATaggggaaaacattttttttctttaattgtggTGGTGATGATGTAAATAAtggtttccttttctctccaccAGCCAGATTCCTGCTGTTGCACTGGTCTTTTGCACAGTCTGAAGCAGTGCAGTGAAATCCTGAGAACTAGCAAGTAGGTTGACTGATGTGTTAGTTTCTGAAATGTGAATTTAATCAGCTACTGGGGAGTACAAAGTGGGGAATCTGACTGCTGCCTTTAATCGGCCCGGCTCCTGCTTTTAGCGAGAGGCGAGAGCAGGCCCCTCGAGCCGAGGCCTTTGCGTCTCAAATGGCTTTTAAATATAAATCTGAAATTTGGAATTTTGACCTAAGAACGCATTGGAATTTAAAATTCGGTTAAGTTCCCGTTGCTTATTCCTTTACGTGTTACTGTCTCAACTTGCAGCCAGGCGGCGTTAGTTTGAGCAGTACCAAGAGCAGCCTCGCGGCTATTGGGTACCGCTGAGGTGAACGCGGGAGCGTAACGGCAGGGGGCGACCCGCCAACGCCTAACGGTCGGTGGCGGTGGGGCCGCCATTTTGGGCTCTGCCTGAGGGAGGCGGTGGGGCTCCCTGGCGCTCTCCCAGTTGTCCTGCCAGCCCCGGGGAGCCATCGCTGGAGCCCCTCATCCCCGTGAGGTGCGGGCGGTGCCACAGCACGGTAGGAGCCGCCTCGACGGGCCGCGAGGAGAACCGATTGCTTACATTTGAGAACGATGAGTTCTGCAGGGACCTGTTTAAACTTAGCGTTCATTCCTTCATCCTATCACACATATCGGGGtaagtttaattattttaattactaaaTGCTATTCTGCTATGTAGTTATTACCTCAATTTtttagtgatttattttctaacCCCTTAAATTTCTTGTGCACTGCTGCGTCGAATAATTTTTTCATAGTATGCTTTGTACTAACTCTTTGGAATGCATTGTGTAGTACTGATTCACAGAGGAACTCTACAACTCAAAAGCAAATGAGTTACAAAGTAGATATGTGGTTTATTTTGGTGCTGGGCACATGCGGGACAGCTCCCAAAGGCACACGCAACACTTCGCTCACTCATGTTCTCTTTTATCCgctaaaatattatatatgcaTTAAGTTTTACAATATCTACGTATATTAATTTCCTagctctgcccagccccacTTTGTATAAATTGTATAAATTTGTATAAATTACCTAATTTTCAGTCCTTCTGCACTTGTGTAGTACGCTCCTGTGGTTGTCTGGGTGGTAGTCGGGATGAAGTATGATGTCTTCATGGGGGAAGCTTGGTGCCTAGGAGACCCAGGCTGTGCCATGACATTAGTCAGCTCAGTGTTTCCTGCTTCAGTTTCCCATTTTCCAAAGTGGGAATGATACTGATGACTTCACCTGGGAAGCTCTGGGAAGCCAGCTGCCACCAGCTGTGGGACAGAACAGCAGCGAAACTGAGTGAAGTACTCCTCTTTCCCAACTCAGGGAAGAGAGCAACCCTTCCCTCTCAGCACAGGCTTCTGTGCAGAGAGCACTTCAAAGGCAGTTGCTGGCACCCACAACAGAGGCCAGTTCACCAGAGACTTCGCAGTGCACTCTATCACAATGCTGGGCACAGGAGAAGCCCCAGATCCCACACTCCTCCTGCACAGAGCCAACCTGGGGGTGCAGGACAGgtgagaagacaaaaaagacaaaGCCAGCCTTGCTCTACCCAGGACGAGAGAGAGTCTGTCTCGATTTGTAAAACAACACGGCTTGGCAGCTTTCTCTTTGCAGAACATCAGACTGGTCTGAAAAGGCACTTCAGTGCACATTCCACAAGGAAGAATATACCTGGCAAGAGCctttaaaagtgtatttttagaAGAGGGTCAACAGAAAGCAGAGACTCCATGGTACTATGGCAGCACTCTCCTCCCTGGCAGAGGCAGTGGTCTGTGTGTTAGGATAAGCACCAAGATCCTGTGCAGGAAGCACCCGTACCCCTGTGCAGCATGTGGTACCTACAGCAGGTCAGAGGCCATGGTGTGGGTTCAAGAGGACAAGGCTGCTTCCACAGTCTTCCCGGCCCCAGCCAACGGTCTGGATTGCAGCTGCTCAGCAAGAGGGCTGTTGGGATGCAGCCGGCAGAAACGCCCAAGTGTCCAAATGGGGAAGACATTGCAGTAGGCGGTGTAACTGATGGCACACGACTTGTTGAATACCCCAGCAATGTTCTCctgagagacagacagacagcaagGTGGTGTGGGTGACAGGAGACCACAGGATGTCCAGGACACTGCTGAGCTCATCATGTTCCTGAATTTCCCACCAAAAGCCACACATGACTTCCCTTCCAGGTAAGGGAGAGCACTGATGCAGTGGCTGCATGATGCCCAGGACATGTACAACACTGGGGAAGCCCCtggagagagaagagggaatCCACATACCTGAGGCCAGTCGCCGTTGGGCAGCTGCTTATTGATCAACAGTTGGATGCCCCTTTCCAGCACGTCAATGTCAGGGTACCTGCAGAGTACAAAGGAGATACAGTCAGTCACCTTAGTATCATCCGAACTGTCTGCATACCCCTACCCAAGTGGGAACTCAACCACCTCCGGTCTGCCCCAGACTTGACCAAGTCATGCAACTCCAGGGTACCAGGCAATACAAATACAGCAAGATTCTCAAGACCTCTGCTTTACCCTGGCTCTCCCTCGTCTGGCATCAACAGCCTCACTGGCTGGACCACAGCTTTGGTCAGTCCCCCATTGCAGAGGTGTGTGACCAAGAAATGTGGTTGGGTGCATGGCCCACACTAGCAGGGCCCAGGGCCTGTGCTGGCCTTTCCACACAACTCAGATGGTATTTTCCATTTCACTGGACCATGTGGTATCAGGTGAAGGCCACTTACCTGACAGCCATGAGCCCCAGCAGGGCCCAACACGTGTTGTGGATCTGTGATGTGGCACTCTGCACATATCTGCGTTGCTCACATGACTCAAAGTCCTCTCCCCACCCACCATCTGTCATCTGCTTGGAGAGCAGGAACTGGCAGGCCTGGGCCACTTCTCTGCATGCCACCCTGCAAAGACAGACAATAAGACAGGGTTAGGTACAAAGGAGAGCTTGCATGTGTTTCCCAGACACAAAT
The sequence above is drawn from the Anas platyrhynchos isolate ZD024472 breed Pekin duck chromosome 7, IASCAAS_PekinDuck_T2T, whole genome shotgun sequence genome and encodes:
- the TMEM237 gene encoding transmembrane protein 237; the encoded protein is MVLYCYVFKDEIPLSRPKRRKPKGKTPLDGIVQATVRRQSESSEPLTPEPHDVPPQRKRKKKKVPPDCETSFTQQNVASLFQNGKGMDIPEAEETVIRKQRKRTKKPRPAEMHCSNELEVEEEDIIEDEHRKSPDQQPVFAAPTGVSQPVSKVFVEKNRRFQAADRAELIKTTENINVLMDVKASWTTRDVALSVHRSFRVIGLFTHGFLAGYAVWNIIVIYILAGNQLSTISNLLQQYKALAYPAQSLFYLLLSISTVSAFDRIDLAKASVALRGFLTLDPAAIASFLYFTALILSLSQQMTCDRINLYTPPSENGSIWIAGTEEEILQPWIVVNLVVSILVGASWIFLSYRPELDHSEELMFHAEIEEFPQGDIIPRVQP